Within Scomber japonicus isolate fScoJap1 chromosome 18, fScoJap1.pri, whole genome shotgun sequence, the genomic segment TTAAATCTGATTAGGCGTCTCCGTCTCCATTGGTAACCACTCTGTTACACCGGCGAGTTTTCATGTTGAGGACTCAATGCTGTGGTTAGTAAGTCAATATGTATAAAAGTCGCACTGTTTCACGCttttaaatacaaatgtatttaataacGACGCTTATCGTTTTAAAATTAGCCAGCTGAGTTGAAGTTACGTTAAAATGAATCAGCACCGCTACACatcttatacacacacacacgggtgtTTATTAGCCGTATTGAGCACATAAGCTAATTCATTACTGTAGCACAAACTTAACGATTAGCAATATAGagtcttttttaattttgttttaagcTTTACATTAAGCGCAAGCTTCAATGTTTGATTTAGCTCAGCAAATTCATAACCGTACCAACCCCGAACCGGCGCGACACGTTGGTTTCCTGTTTATACGTCTCAAAGCATTATGGGTAGTGTAGTTTTCAGCAACCTTCAGAGAACACGCATGGATGACCACATGGTAATCTGGGTATGGTATGACGATTACCATGTTCATCATTAGTGTTACTTGTTGCCATGTTAACATGTAGGCCTAATCATTAGCACACAGGTGGACCAGAGGCTCATGTTATTACTTTTGTAATAAACCAAATTATTAGGCTAAATGAACTGAGATTTTGATTTGATAATTGAGTACTGGTAATCTGTACAAATTGTTGTGCCAATCCATTGTGTagattttgagatatttcattaGATAAGCAGAAACCTTGCTGGTTGCAACAGAAGGAATATCATGGGATCATCTGGGGACCATGACCACCCTTAcaacatttcatggcaatccatctaattgttgtttagatatttcagtctggacaaaGTTGTGGATCAACCGACAGATCAACATTACCATCCCTCCATGCCcagcatggctaaaaatatCTACAAAGGGATGTTTgtttgggggtggggtgggggtgtttAAATAGTGAAGTTACCTCCTTTGGACTGTTTTGATAACTTCACCTGCTTGCTTACTGTGAAAGCTACTAAACTACTTACCACCAGGTGGCATCAGAGCTCACAAAGTAAGTCAAAGCAAATCAGTCACAACAAAACTGAAGAGCTGAATAATTTATCATCTGTAGCCTATATTTAATTCAGTGAGGTCTGGGCCTGATGTTGTACTCTTAATCAGCACAATGATAACTAGGCAAATCACCCTTCAGTGAGCACATTGCTCAAAGTTTGACTTAGTGACAGCATTCTTCATCAGGCTCCTGCTTTCAGGCTTTTAAGGAATTTCAATGTTGGGATTAGACAAATGTGCCAGCATtggttgattttattttttccatccatcatgTTTGTTGTATAGCGAACAAGCATCTGTCATTGAATATTTTAATTCATAGTAGTGGGGAGTTGCAAGAAAGTGGGGTCTTTACATCAAAGCAAAACACACTGTATTTCATGTTTGAGCAAAAAAATCCTCCACTGTCAAGCCacagattaaaaacaacagcacAAAAACTCTTGAACTATCAGCGCAGtttaataaacacacatgcaagtgATGATTCATagtaaattattttataatgtaaGCTATGGGAGCAACTTTTCCCTGGAATCTTGTAGATAACTGTGATGACTGAGGAGTAGCTGTTTCATGCCCTTTATCAATATTTAGGACTTCCTTAGGACATCCTGTTAATAGTGtaagtgtatgtttgtgtgtgtgtgtgtgtgtgtgtgtgtgtgtgtgtgtgcgcactgAAGATCTACAAACAGGACACTCATCAAGGCAGGGAACTGCTGAATTTGTTTACTCGTGTTTTTAGATATCagaattgttttttaaagcaaaggtGCAGATGGAAACAGTGTCTCAGGACTCAGAAATCGGCACATCAACCTCATTAACAAGTTGAGGCAGAATCTATTATAATTTAAAGGAGTACTCATCAGAACAGAGGTGCAAATCATTGCTTTATTTAGACAGTGGGCTTCCCCTGTGAGGAGAAATTAAACCTTTAAGGAATTCATAGGTTTGGCCCTACCTGCGATATATTGTACAGTACAATACTTGCCTTTAGCTCCTATTTCAGAAGAATTCAGGTCACTTATGAGGTGATACGAGCAGCTACTATTTCAGAAACATTCAGTCAAAGCTCACTCTGTCCTTATACATACATTAAACACAAATGATCACATTTAGCTAAAAGCGAGCAaaacaaggaaataaaagaaataactgtctgttttttatacatctatatatagAGGCACAgaacatgttttattacttaATCCTTGACCGTGTATTGTACTTCAAAGTAACGCTTTGTGTCTTAATCAGACAACAATGTGTTGTAATTTCAGCTGTCAAGATGAAAACATTTGTCAGGTTCATCTTGTAAACTGGAATTTACAAGTCGAGTTACATAGATGTTGTTGCCTGTTTCAGTAACGCGAGCATCTGCAGGACAGATCAAAACAGGCTTAATTGATTCTGTGGCccacttttttttcatacatttgaGTCTTGGAGACAGTTGTCAAGCAAAGATCAATCAGAAGCAGATCAATGAGAGAGATCAACAAAAGGTGACAGGAAATCTCTCCTGTAGAATCCGGGGGAAGAAAGTCTTGCTAGCAGAGGCCACTAAAACAAGATCACAAAACATATATACATTATCAAGGACATTTCCGGTGTATTCTAGGTACAATATGACAGATGACAGAGTTCACCTCATGCTCACCAGATTTGAGATGTTGGCTCACTCTGGTCTTAGTTCACATCTGCAGGGGAGCACAAAGGAAGTGAAAGCTGAGGTGCAAAGTCATGAGTGattcaggaaaaaaataatgtaaaaacaaatagaTCATCTAACCCTTACTCAAGTGAATCCTCTTACCACCATAAAACAGATAACAAGTGAAAGAATGGCCAATGACCTGCAAGAAACCTCTGTGTAGTGGTTACTGCAGGTGAAATGATCAGTGAGTTTATTACTTCATGTTAAGGTTCCTAACAGCTGCGTTAAATGGTGCAGTTGTGAGGAGGTAATGTATTTATAATAACCCTCCAAAGAGATGATGGATTGTTGTTCTGCCTCTGAATCATTTAGTGTTAACGGTGTGGCAGTCAGTGCTTAAAAGCTAAATGTGGGGCAGGCATCTTAGCTCTTTATGCATCTGTGCCTCTGTAACATGCTCCACTGCTCCACTTTCTCCCCTTGTCTGGAGCCCCTTCCGcaacccccccgcccctccccgctagcacaagacacacacacacaacttccaCACAACTGTCAATTTGTCTTTGTCCATATGGatcctgtctctttttctcccacTGCAATTCTCAGCTTTGGAGTGTTGGTTTTGGCTTTAAGTCTTTGGTACAGTTTATAGGCAGTATTTTTTATAACTTATTTCAGATTTTACAATCTGTTTTTGTACACTATTGCTATCCTTAATATGTGCATTTCTAGTGTTGGATTTGTTAAGCAACTACTTTGATTAAATTGAGCATTTGGCCTAAATTGTTGATGAAATACTGCCACAGTGCTAGCATGGAATATGTTTTGTTCAAGATGAAGTGTAGggataaagggttaaagtttttaatattctcaaaggggcactccaccaattttacacatgaatACCACCTTGCTCTTCCTGACAAATACTGTAATACTCAGCTTGTGAAAACAAATGTGTAATGTCTCCCGTGGGTTTTTAGGGGCTTCGTCCCTCTAGGATCTTCTTACCTCAGCTCAGTATCAATGTTGGACAATTCCACATCTCATGACTGATGTCCTGTGCAAATGCTTAGTGCCAGTGCAAAAAGAAAGGTGCTCTTTATGTATAGTATGTTTTAGATATGGATGGGTGTGTAGTGTGTCATATCCTAATGTAGACTACAAATTGTGTGCTGcaattaatgtttgtttttttataaaccACTTTCcctttaaaacaatttttaacACTAAAGTGTTTTAGTTGCCTAAATCCAACCCTACATTaactgtaatttttttccatAACTACAATCTTTCTTGAACCACTGTTGACCTGTGCAAATACTGTAGAAaacaagaatttaaaaaatgttggcattggatataaaaatgaataaatacataattgcAGACCTGGagactacacatttaaaaaaagaaaagacttcAGAATATCAAAATATCTTGACCTCGGCTGTTTGGAAGTACAATACTAAATCACTTTTAAGGGCTCTGTGGCTCTGTAATGCATTGCTCAATTggttcattgtttgtttttccttacCCAGTAATGCTCACTGTTGTCATTTTTGGGTTTCTCCTGCTCCATCACTTTTCATATATGGCACCTCTCTCTCAGTAGGCTCTTTCTGCCTGTGATGGGTGATAAAGAACATATTACTCAATATTTTTACACAACACATTTATCCACACCCTCCCTTCTTGGAACAGTCAATTAAACACGCAGATATCTGGAAACAGTTTAGTAACGGATGTGAACTCTTGCTGCTGtttgttaattaaaataattgtgtgAGCTAGCTGTTGCCATGCTCCGTGGTGCTGTAGCCACGTGGTGTTGTTTGCCATTGCTGTGTGAGTGGCTAAGCAGGACCGCGGGGGCTGAGAAGATTGCACTTTGAGTCAATTAGCGGCCATGAGCTCAAAAGCTCTGATGCTTTCTCCTCTATTCATCTCTCCATTAAAAGAACGGGAATACACTGTTGTTATGTATCAAGCCACTTGATCCACACACTGTTGCTCAAGGCGAACCCTAAAATAATCACTGTGGTGATTTCAAATCAATGATGCAGATGAGTCTCTGCTTCTgttagtttctctctctcccatacATGAAGCAAGCATGCTCTTCCCATGTTTGTGTTCATATTTGaacaacacatcctcataattaaaTGACCACATAGGTTGATTGTACCATGAACTTCAGAATAGCCCATCAGAGCGTTTTCTAAAATGCTGCTTCTATGAGTGCTTTCCAAAACACTTAAAATCACTGTTGAAGAGTAATGATGTTTTCTGGTGTGACAAAACTATGTTTAAGGTCTGGTAAGGTGTAGGCACAAAAACTACTTGGTTAGGGTTCGGGAAAGATCATTGTTGGGTTTAAAAAGATCACTTTAAGTTtggtgtgggttaaagttactacttccTTAAAATTAGGCAACCTTTgtcatcatggcaacagtaaacttCACATTCATTGTTGCCTTTATTTAAAGACTGTCCTAATGTGAAGTTGAAAACATTACACGCAGTTGGGAGCAGGATGCAAATAGCGAACTCCTGCAGCTAAGTCTTTTTTGCCATTGACCTACCTAGCCATCCAGCCAACCATCAATGCAACTCGCCACCTCCTAATACAGAAATGACCCTTTATGACTTCATGTTGACGTCATCTCAACTACGTCAATTCATTAGGTTATAATTACTACGGtcactagatggcatctgtcactcaatCGTAACTGAAGGTTGTTCTTGCCAACTCAATTTATGACCTATAGTGTAAGGACGGGCTTCATTCGAAGCATGGGTGGAAGTAAGTAAGTGAAGTGAAGTAAATTGAATTTGTCAAGCATTGGAAAATGTAATTTCCCACGACTGcacaagtttaaacaaatacTGAGTCTCAACAAAAGTAGAAACAGCTTTTGATTTCAGTTTCGGTGTGTAACAGAGATAGATTTTCTGCTCATGAGTGGTTGCAattaatcaaaaatcaaaatccaATGATTAGTACTCACGGTTTGATTTTGTTGGAGAATCTTTGCCGCAGGATGAGAGCGATGGCAGTGAGGACCGCCAAGGTGGTACACATGGTCCTATTCCCAGGGTATCCTACCTTTGGGACTGCTCGTGGTTAGAGCACTGAAACTTCTGCTCCCATTGGAAAGGCTTGAATGGAAAAGGCAAAGTTTGTGTTGTAACAATTAGACTATTCCTGTCTTACCTCTTGGCCCTCACTCATGATTGGGGAGATTAGCTCAGAGGATTAGTCAGGATCAAGGAGGGGGGTAGATCTCGCTGGCAGGACTAAGAGGCAAACAGAGCATGCTGTTTGTTTCTATTCTGAAAACAAGCACTATGCCACCCTGTCGTCAACACAGCAGATCAAACCAATCttgatatttttgtcatttttgttaaGAAAAAGCAGAATTGTGTAAAAAATGGTCTTGAGTGCACTTGACagcatgacagcaaaggtttcCAGGAAAGATTAACACATACCAGTCAATTCAAATTACTGGAAATCTAGACAGTACtaatttattgttattgtactCAAATTTAGTTTGACAAATGTTATAGACATCATGGGGCAGCTGTGTAATATACCAGGCCCTTAAATGACATCCCTGCAGGCCAAGTGCAGTGTTCCTACAGTATATtatgaaaaagacagagaataGAGGGATAAATAGGGACTTTCAGCAGCTGAGCCACTTATACTTTGCACTGCTGACTCAAGCAGAGAATAAGAGAGCAGTAGGCCAAGCGAGAGAAATGAAAAGGTCTAATTTTGTCCACACGGTACTGAGTAGAACAGCAGAAGAATTAGTTTAAAGCAGTTGTAAATTTAAAAGGATAAGACATTGTGTCACAGGGTTTTCTTTGTTcgttttttatttcaaaatgctgTTAATTACAGATAGAAAGGTGACAGAATGTACAATCATTACAGttaactgttaaaaatgtaaaaatgtcttaataTCCCATAAGGTGTACACAAGGGGATAAAGACTGATAAAAGGAATCATTGGAGAATCACATGATATTTAGAAAGAATAGTATTTACATGGCAGTTTCTAGATATACACATTCGTTAGAAGGCACATCCAAGTCAAATGTGACCTCTCATCTACTGCAGGGTTCATGTTGCATTTTCTTTGCTCTCCCCTTGAAATGATTTGGTCTTTTACAATAGTACAACAACATAGTGGAAAGCTTAcagttttttactttctttttgtcCTCCAACCCatgcacacttacacacacagctaGCCATGGAAAGAGCAGAGTAGCCTACCTGTTCTTATAGTGTATGCCCCATAGCCCAACAATTATCTTACAGTagattacattaaaatgttttccccATATTATTTCTGTGATTGTGTGATTTCTGTAAAGATCCGTTCTAGCTTCCGTTCAAAGGCCAATTGATCTCTTTCTGATGAGGCTGTGGACCAACAATTAGAAGTCACTGGGTATGCATAGTCCAGTAAACACAGACTAAAAGCTTCATCCAGTTGAGGTTGAGAGCTTAGCCCAGCCCACCTCCTCATAGATGGCTGTGATACTACAGTATATGGTAGCCAAGAGTTTGGTCCATGCTGCAGCCACTTCTGGTGTCACGACCTCTGGAAACTCTTCTCCCAGGACTTCCAATATTACACCACTCAGGAtctgatgaagacacacacaaatgcaggaGACTCTCATGTTTCACTACGTTACGTTACGTTTGATAGGGACAAGGTGATAGACTTCCTCAACTTCTGGAACTCAACTACTTTTTCATCAAGACATTGGGTTAtgtgttgggttgtgttgggttgtgtgtgtgtgtgtcagttcttttttattcacactcactttaCCTTGAAGTACACAGGCTCCACCTTATGTTTGAGTGCGTGGGCCTTGCCGACCAGCTTCAGCACTGAAGCCACCTTCTCTGAGTTGTCAAGGCTTTCAACCAGCGTGTTGATGGCATTCATGATT encodes:
- the LOC128379172 gene encoding cytoglobin-1-like: MERMQGEGDLLEQPSPLTDKERVMIQDSWAKVYQKCDDTGVAILVRLFVNFPSSKQYFSQFKHIEQPEELERSAQLRKHARRIMNAINTLVESLDNSEKVASVLKLVGKAHALKHKVEPVYFKILSGVILEVLGEEFPEVVTPEVAAAWTKLLATIYCSITAIYEEVGWAKLSTSTG